Proteins from one Pseudomonas grandcourensis genomic window:
- a CDS encoding efflux RND transporter permease subunit, with amino-acid sequence MIAALIRWSVANRFLVLLATLFVTAWGIWSVQSTPIDALPDLSDVQVIIRTPYAGQAPQIVENQVTYPLATTMLSVPGARTVRGYSFFGDSFVYVLFEDGTDLYWARSRVLEYLSQVQSRLPASAKPALGPDATGVGWIYQYALVDRSGGHDLAQLRALQDWFLKFELKTLPNVAEVATVGGMVKQYQVQLDPLKLASLGITQAAVTDAIGKANQETGGAVLEMAETEFIVRASGYLKTLNDFRAIPLKLGSGGVPVTLGDVATIQLGPEMRRGITELDGEGETVGGVVILRSGKNARETIAAVKTKLDELKSSLPAGVEIVTTYDRSKLIDRAVENLSHKLIEEFIVVALVCGIFLWHLRSSLVAIISLPVGVLIAFIVMRYQGINANIMSLGGIAIAIGAMVDAAVVMIENAHKKIEAWHVANPGEELKGERHWHVMTEAAAEVGPALFFCLLIITLSFIPVFTLEAQEGRLFGPLAFTKTYAMAAAAGLSVTLVPVLMGYWIRGRIPGEQQNPLNRWLIRIYQPALDAVLRRPKITLLVALLVFVSALWPMSRLGGEFLPPLDEGDLLYMPSALPGLSAQKAAQLLQQTDRLIKTVPEVEHVFGKAGRAETATDPAPLEMFETTIQFKPHEQWRAGMTQEKLVEELDRVVRVPGLTNIWIPPIRNRIDMLATGIKSPIGVKVAGTNLAEIDAVTQAVERVAKDVPGVSSALAERLTGGRYIDVDIDRKAAARYGLNIADVQSIVAGAIGGENVGETIEGLARFPINVRYPREWRDSLGALEQLPIYTPLGSQITLGTVAKVKVSDGPPMLKSENARPSGWVYIDVRGRDIASVVADLRRVINEQVKLQPGMSLSYSGQFEFLERANARLKLVVPATLLIIFVLLYLTFARFDEALLIMATLPFALTGGAWFLYLLGFNLSVATGVGFIALAGVSAEFGVIMLLYLKNAWAEREDLGDSTERGLVAAIREGAVQRVRPKAMTVAVIIAGLLPILLGSGTGSEVMSRIAAPMVGGMVTAPLLSLFVIPAAYRLMRRRHLLPVPTTPQGKVV; translated from the coding sequence GTGGTTACTCCTTCTTCGGCGACAGCTTCGTTTACGTGCTGTTCGAAGACGGCACGGACTTGTACTGGGCTCGCTCGCGGGTGTTGGAATACCTGAGCCAGGTACAAAGCCGGTTGCCGGCCAGCGCCAAGCCGGCGTTGGGGCCGGATGCGACGGGAGTGGGCTGGATCTATCAGTACGCACTGGTGGATCGCAGTGGTGGACACGACCTGGCGCAACTGCGCGCGCTTCAGGACTGGTTCCTCAAGTTTGAACTCAAGACACTGCCGAACGTTGCGGAGGTGGCCACGGTGGGTGGCATGGTCAAGCAGTACCAGGTACAGCTTGATCCGCTGAAACTGGCCAGCCTCGGTATCACTCAGGCTGCGGTGACCGACGCTATCGGCAAGGCCAATCAGGAAACCGGTGGCGCGGTGCTGGAGATGGCCGAGACCGAGTTCATCGTGCGGGCTTCCGGTTACTTGAAGACGCTCAATGACTTTCGGGCGATCCCGCTCAAGTTGGGTTCGGGTGGTGTTCCGGTGACCCTTGGCGATGTCGCCACGATTCAGTTGGGGCCGGAAATGCGGCGTGGCATTACCGAACTCGACGGCGAAGGCGAGACCGTCGGTGGCGTGGTGATTTTGCGCAGCGGCAAGAATGCTCGCGAGACTATCGCAGCGGTCAAGACCAAGCTCGACGAACTGAAAAGCAGTCTGCCGGCCGGGGTGGAAATCGTCACCACCTACGACCGTAGCAAGCTGATCGACCGCGCGGTGGAAAACCTCAGCCACAAACTGATCGAAGAGTTCATCGTCGTCGCGTTGGTCTGCGGGATCTTTCTCTGGCACTTGCGCTCATCGCTGGTGGCGATCATTTCGCTGCCGGTGGGAGTGCTGATTGCCTTCATCGTCATGCGCTACCAAGGCATCAACGCCAACATCATGTCCTTGGGCGGGATTGCCATCGCCATCGGCGCCATGGTCGATGCCGCCGTGGTGATGATCGAGAACGCCCACAAAAAGATTGAGGCCTGGCACGTAGCCAATCCAGGGGAGGAACTCAAGGGCGAGCGTCATTGGCATGTCATGACCGAAGCAGCGGCGGAGGTAGGCCCGGCGCTTTTCTTCTGTTTGCTGATCATCACCTTGTCGTTCATTCCGGTGTTCACCCTGGAGGCTCAGGAAGGACGGCTGTTCGGCCCTTTGGCGTTCACCAAGACCTACGCCATGGCCGCAGCAGCGGGATTGTCAGTGACCCTGGTGCCCGTGCTGATGGGCTACTGGATTCGGGGACGAATTCCCGGTGAACAACAGAACCCGTTGAACCGGTGGTTGATCCGGATCTATCAGCCGGCCCTGGACGCGGTCTTGCGTCGGCCGAAGATCACGCTGCTGGTCGCGCTATTGGTTTTTGTCAGCGCGCTATGGCCAATGTCGCGCTTGGGTGGCGAGTTTCTACCCCCGCTGGACGAGGGCGACCTGCTCTATATGCCTTCGGCCCTGCCGGGACTATCGGCGCAGAAAGCTGCGCAACTGCTGCAACAGACCGACCGGTTGATCAAGACCGTGCCAGAGGTCGAACACGTCTTCGGTAAAGCCGGTCGTGCCGAAACCGCCACCGACCCGGCACCGCTGGAAATGTTCGAAACCACGATCCAGTTCAAGCCACATGAGCAATGGCGCGCAGGCATGACTCAGGAAAAGCTGGTGGAGGAGCTGGATCGCGTGGTGCGCGTTCCCGGTTTGACCAACATCTGGATACCGCCGATTCGCAATCGTATCGACATGCTCGCGACGGGCATAAAGAGCCCGATCGGTGTGAAGGTTGCCGGCACCAATCTGGCGGAAATCGATGCGGTCACCCAGGCGGTCGAGCGAGTGGCCAAGGACGTGCCCGGTGTCAGTTCGGCCCTGGCCGAACGGCTGACCGGTGGCCGCTATATCGATGTGGATATCGACCGCAAGGCTGCTGCTCGTTACGGGCTGAACATCGCCGATGTGCAGTCCATCGTGGCCGGTGCCATCGGTGGTGAAAATGTCGGGGAGACCATTGAAGGTCTCGCACGTTTCCCGATCAACGTACGTTACCCACGGGAATGGCGCGACTCGCTCGGCGCCCTGGAGCAACTGCCGATCTACACCCCGCTGGGGAGCCAGATCACCCTTGGCACGGTAGCGAAGGTCAAGGTCAGTGACGGCCCACCGATGCTCAAGAGCGAGAACGCACGGCCTTCAGGCTGGGTGTACATCGATGTGCGCGGGCGAGACATTGCCTCGGTGGTCGCCGATCTACGCCGGGTCATCAATGAGCAGGTCAAGTTGCAGCCAGGCATGAGCCTCAGTTACTCAGGACAGTTCGAGTTTCTCGAGAGGGCCAACGCACGGCTCAAACTGGTGGTGCCTGCCACGCTGTTGATCATCTTCGTGTTGCTCTACCTGACTTTTGCCCGATTCGATGAGGCCCTGCTGATCATGGCCACTCTGCCATTCGCCCTGACTGGCGGAGCATGGTTCCTCTACCTGCTGGGGTTCAACCTGTCGGTCGCCACCGGGGTCGGCTTCATCGCCCTGGCCGGTGTTTCTGCCGAGTTTGGCGTGATCATGCTGCTCTATCTGAAGAATGCCTGGGCCGAACGTGAAGACCTCGGTGACAGCACTGAACGCGGGCTGGTGGCGGCGATTCGTGAAGGCGCCGTGCAGCGCGTTCGCCCCAAGGCCATGACCGTGGCCGTCATCATTGCCGGCCTGCTGCCCATTCTGTTGGGCAGCGGCACCGGCAGCGAAGTGATGAGCCGCATTGCCGCGCCCATGGTCGGCGGCATGGTCACGGCACCCTTGCTCTCCCTGTTTGTCATTCCGGCAGCCTATCGATTGATGCGTCGCCGGCACCTCCTGCCTGTACCCACAACACCTCAAGGAAAAGTCGTATGA
- a CDS encoding copper-binding protein: protein MKLTLIAIASTVFALSLSARAQDMPGMKMDGMEGMQMKQETKQAPVSNAEGTIKAIDTAKHTVTIAHGAVPALQWPPMTMAFSVTQDQLSGLTPGDRVSFSFRLEGNRASIVSINK from the coding sequence ATGAAACTCACCCTGATTGCAATCGCAAGCACCGTATTCGCGCTTTCACTGTCTGCCCGCGCGCAGGACATGCCAGGCATGAAAATGGACGGCATGGAAGGCATGCAGATGAAGCAGGAAACTAAACAGGCTCCGGTATCCAATGCCGAAGGTACGATCAAGGCTATCGATACTGCGAAGCATACGGTGACGATCGCCCACGGCGCCGTTCCCGCCCTGCAATGGCCGCCGATGACGATGGCCTTTTCCGTGACGCAAGATCAGTTGTCGGGGTTGACGCCTGGAGACCGGGTTTCGTTTTCCTTCCGGCTAGAGGGTAACCGCGCCTCGATCGTGTCCATTAATAAGTAA